A part of Solibacillus sp. FSL H8-0538 genomic DNA contains:
- the racE gene encoding glutamate racemase, translating into MNAPIGVIDSGVGGLTVAKAIMELLPNETIYYIGDTARCPYGPRSKQEVRTYTWQMAKALEKMNVKMLVIACNTATAVALESLQKHMPFPVLGVINAGARAAVKKTKRNEVVVLATEGTIKSGAYEQALLSLNTKAKIIPLACPTFVPLVESGEYEGKFSYDLVETGLMPLQEERFDTVILGCTHYPILQKQIEAAVGPNVHVLSSAEETAKDVEAILQYNGQLRTDEEKPKHVFHASGSVPIFRSICERWLNQEELDIRRITF; encoded by the coding sequence ATGAATGCCCCGATTGGTGTAATTGACTCCGGAGTAGGCGGATTAACTGTTGCAAAAGCGATTATGGAACTTTTGCCAAATGAAACAATTTATTATATAGGTGATACAGCAAGATGTCCGTACGGGCCTCGTTCAAAGCAGGAAGTGCGTACATATACTTGGCAAATGGCAAAGGCACTTGAAAAAATGAATGTCAAAATGCTTGTCATAGCCTGTAATACAGCAACAGCTGTTGCATTAGAAAGTTTGCAAAAACATATGCCTTTCCCTGTATTAGGTGTTATTAATGCAGGTGCTCGAGCTGCAGTGAAAAAAACAAAGCGTAATGAAGTCGTAGTACTCGCTACGGAAGGCACAATTAAAAGCGGTGCCTACGAGCAAGCATTACTATCGCTAAATACGAAAGCGAAAATTATTCCACTTGCTTGTCCAACGTTTGTACCACTTGTTGAAAGTGGTGAATACGAAGGGAAGTTTTCGTACGATCTTGTAGAAACAGGATTAATGCCGCTTCAGGAAGAACGCTTTGATACAGTAATTTTAGGTTGCACGCATTACCCGATATTGCAAAAGCAAATTGAAGCAGCGGTCGGACCTAATGTGCATGTATTATCTTCAGCCGAAGAAACAGCAAAAGATGTAGAAGCGATTTTACAATACAATGGCCAGCTTCGAACTGATGAAGAAAAGCCAAAGCATGTGTTTCATGCATCCGGTTCTGTCCCTATTTTTCGTTCAATATGCGAGCGATGGCTAAATCAGGAAGAGTTAGACATTCGCCGAATTACATTTTAA